A genome region from Cervus elaphus chromosome 18, mCerEla1.1, whole genome shotgun sequence includes the following:
- the FLNC gene encoding filamin-C isoform X1 has product MMNNSGYSEAPGFGLGDEVDDMPSTEKDLAEDAPWKKIQQNTFTRWCNEHLKCVGKRLTDLQRDLSDGLRLIALLEVLSQKRMYRKFHPRPNFRQMKLENVSVALEFLEREHIKLVSIDSKAIVDGNLKLILGLIWTLILHYSISMPMWEDEDDEDARKQTPKQRLLGWIQNKVPQLPITNFNRDWQDGKALGALVDNCAPGLCPDWEAWDPNQPVENAREAMQQADDWLGVPQVIAPEEIVDPNVDEHSVMTYLSQFPKAKLKPGAPVRSKQLNPKKAIAYGPGIEPQGNTVLQPAHFTVQTVDAGVGEVLVYIEDPEGHTEEAKVVPNNDKNRTYAVSYVPKVAGLHKVTVLFAGQNIERSPFEVNVGMALGDANKVSARGPGLEPVGNVANKPTYFDIYTAGAGTGDVAVVIVDPQGRRDTVEVALEDKGDSTFRCTYRPVMEGPHTVHVAFAGAPITRSPFPVHVAEAPRPPPPTPSVPIVHQAKRVVPPCNPNACRASGRGLQPKGVRVKEVADFKVFTKGAGSGELKVTVKGPKGTEEPVKVREAGDGVFECEYYPVVPGKYVVTITWGGYAIPRSPFEVQVSPEAGMQKVRAWGPGLETGQVGKSADFVVEAIGTEVGTLGFSIEGPSQAKIECDDKGDGSCDVRYWPTEPGEYAVHVICDDEDIRDSPFIAHIQPAPPDCFPDKVKAFGPGLEPTGCIVDKPAEFTIDARAAGKGDLKLYAQDADGCPIDIKVIPNGDGTFRCSYVPTKPIKHTIIVSWGGVNVPKSPFRVNVGEGSHPERVKVYGPGVEKTGLKANEPTYFTVDCSEAGQGDVSIGIKCAPGVVGPAEADIDFDIIKNDNDTFTVKYTPPGAGRYTIMVLFANQEIPASPFHIKVDPSHDASKVKAEGPGLNRTGVEVGKPTHFTVLTKGAGKAKLDVHFAGAAKGEAVRDFEIIDNHDYSYTVKYTAVQQGNMAVTVTYGGDPVPKSPFVVNVAPPLDLSKVKVQGLNSKVAVGQEQAFSVNTRGAGGQGHLDVRMTSPSRRPIPCKLEPGGGAETQAVRYMPPEEGPYKVDITYDGHPVPGSPFTVEGVLPPDPSKVCAYGPGLKGGLVGTPAPFSIDTKGAGTGGLGLTVEGPCEAKIECQDNGDGSCAVSYLPTEPGEYTINILFAEAHIPGSPFKATIRPVFDPSKVRASGPGLERGKVGEAATFTVDCSEAGEAELTIEILSDAGVKAEVLIHNNADGTYHITYSPAFPGTYTITIKYGGHPVPKFPTRVHVQPAVDTSGVKVSGPGVEPHGVLREVTTEFTVDARSLTATGGNHVTARVLNPSGAKTDTYVTDNGDGTYRVQYTAYEEGVHLVEVLYDDVAVPKSPFRVGVTEGCDPTRVRAFGPGLEGGLVNKANRFTVETRGAGTGGLGLAIEGPSEAKMSCKDNKDGSCTVEYIPFTPGDYDVNITFGGRPIPGSPFRVPVKDVVDPGKVKCSGPGLGAGVRARVPQTFTVDCSQAGRAPLQVAVLGPTGVAEPVEVRDNGDGTHTVHYTPATDGPYTVAVKYADQEVPRSPFKIKVLPAHDASKVRASGPGLNASGIPASLPVEFTIDARDAGEGLLTVQILDPEGKPKKANIRDNGDGTYTVSYLPDMSGRYTITIKYGGDEIPYSPFRIHALPTGDASKCLVTVSIGGHGLGACLGPRIQIGEETVITVDAKAAGKGKVTCTVSTPDGAELDVDVVENHDGTFDIYYTAPEPGKYVITIRFGGEHIPNSPFHVLACEAMPRVEEPPDVPQLHRPSAYPTHWATEEPVVPAEPMESMLRPFNLVIPFTVQKGELTGEVRMPSGKTARPNITDNKDGTITVRYAPTEKGLHQMGIKYDGNHIPGSPLQFYVDAINSRHVSAYGPGLSHGMVNKPATFTIVTKDAGEGGLSLAVEGPSKAEITCKDNKDGTCTVSYLPTAPGDYSIIVRFDDKHIPGSPFTAKITGDDSMRTSQLNVGTSTDVSLKITESDLSQLTASIRAPSGNEEPCLLKRLPNRHIGISFTPKEVGEHVVSVRKSGKHVTNSPFKILVGPSEIGDASKVRVWGKGLSEGHTFQVAEFIVDTRNAGYGGLGLSIEGPSKVDINCEDMEDGTCKVTYCPTEPGTYIINIKFADKHVPGSPFTVKVTGEGRMKESITRRRQAPSIATIGSTCDLNLKIPGNWFQMVSAQERLTRTFTRSSHTYTRTERTEISKTRGGETKREVRVEESTQVGGDPFPAVFGDFLGRERLGSFGSITRQQEGEASSQDMTAQVTSPSGKTEAAEIVEGEDSAYSVRFVPQEMGPHTVTVKYRGQHVPGSPFQFTVGPLGEGGAHKVRAGGTGLERGVAGVPAEFSIWTREAGAGGLSIAVEGPSKAEIAFEDRKDGSCGVSYVVQEPGDYEVSIKFNDEHIPDSPFVVPVASLSDDARRLTVTSLQETGLKVNQPASFAVQLNGARGVIDARVHTPSGAVEECYVSELDSDKHTIRFIPHENGVHSIDVKFNGAHIPGSPFKIRVGEQSQAGDPGLVSAYGPGLEGGTTGVSSEFIVNTLNAGSGALSVTIDGPSKVQLDCRECPEGHVVTYTPMAPGNYLIAIKYGGPQHIVGSPFKAKVTGPRLSGGHSLHETSTVLVETVTKSSSSRGSSYSSIPKFSSDASKVVTRGPGLSQAFVGQKNSFTVDCSKAGTNMMMVGVHGPKTPCEEVYVKHMGNRVYNVTYTVKEKGDYILIVKWGDESVPGSPFKVNVP; this is encoded by the exons ATGATGAACAACAGCGGCTACTCCGAGGCCCCGGGCTTCGGCCTGGGCGACGAGGTGGACGACATGCCGTCCACGGAGAAGGACCTGGCCGAGGACGCGCCGTGGAAGAAGATCCAGCAGAACACGTTCACGCGCTGGTGCAACGAGCACCTCAAGTGCGTGGGCAAGCGCCTCACCGACCTGCAGCGCGACCTCAGCGACGGGCTGCGCCTCATCGCGCTGCTCGAGGTGCTCAGCCAGAAGCGCATGTACCGCAAGTTCCACCCGCGCCCCAACTTCCGCCAGATGAAGCTGGAGAACGTGTCCGTGGCCCTCGAGTTCCTCGAGCGCGAGCACATCAAGCTGGTGTCCATCG ACAGCAAGGCCATCGTGGATGGGAACCTGAAGCTGATCCTGGGGCTCATCTGGACCCTGATCCTGCACTACTCCATCTCCATGCCCATGTGGGAGGACGAGGACGACGAGGATGCCCGCAAGCAGACACCCAAGCAGCGTCTACTCGGCTGGATCCAGAACAAGGTGCCCCagctgcccatcaccaacttcaaCCGCGACTGGCAGGACGGCAAAGCTCTGGGCGCCCTGGTGGACAACTGTGCCCCTG GCCTTTGCCCTGACTGGGAGGCCTGGGACCCCAACCAGCCTGTGGAGAACGCCCGGGAGGCCATGCAGCAGGCGGACGACTGGCTCGGGGTGCCCCAG GTGATTGCCCCCGAGGAGATCGTGGACCCCAACGTGGATGAACATTCGGTCATGACCTACCTGTCCCAGTTCCCCAAGGCCAAACTCAAACCTGGTGCCCCTGTTCGGTCCAAGCAACTGAACCCCAAGAAGGCCATCGCCTACGGGCCTG ggatcgagccccagGGTAACACCGTGCTGCAGCCTGCCCATTTCACTGTGCAGACAGTGGATGCTGGCGTGGGCGAGGTTCTGGTCTACATTGAGGATCCTGAGGGCCACACCGAGGAG GCCAAGGTAGTTCCCAACAATGACAAGAACCGCACCTACGCTGTCTCCTACGTGCCCAAGGTTGCCGGCTTGCACAAG GTGACCGTGCTCTTTGCTGGTCAGAACATCGAACGCAGCCCCTTTGAGGTGAACGTGGGCATGGCCCTGGGAGATGCTAACAAGGTGTCAGCCCGTGGTCCTGGCCTGGAACCCGTGGGCAATGTGGCCAACAAACCCACGTACTTTGACATCTACACTGCAG GGGCCGGCACTGGGGACGTTGCCGTGGTAATCGTGGACCCGCAGGGCCGGCGGGACACCGTGGAGGTGGCCCTGGAGGACAAGGGCGACAGCACGTTCCGCTGCACATACAGGCCTGTGATGGAGGGACCCCACACGGTTCACGTGGCCTTCGCTGGAGCCCCCATCACCCGCAGTCCTTTCCCCGTCCACGTGGCAGAAG CGCCCCGGCCGCCACCGCCCACCCCCTCCGTGCCCATCGTCCACCAGGCCAAGAGAGTGGTGCCAC cCTGTAACCCCAATGCCTGCCGCGCTTCTGGGCGGGGTCTGCAGCCCAAGGGTGTGCGTGTCAAAGAAGTGGCTGACTTCAAGGTGTTCACCAAGGGCGCTGGCAGTGGGGAGCTCAAGGTCACAGTCAAGGGACCTA AAGGCACAGAGGAACCAGTGAAGGTGCGGGAGGCCGGGGATGGCGTGTTCGAGTGTGAGTACTACCCCGTGGTGCCTGGGAAGTACGTGGTGACCATCACATGGGGCGGCTACGCCATTCCCCGCAG CCCCTTTGAGGTGCAGGTGAGCCCAGAGGCAGGCATGCAGAAGGTCCGGGCCTGGGGTCCCGGTTTGGAAACTGGCCAGGTGGGCAAGTCAGCCGACTTTGTGGTGGAGGCCATTGGCACAGAGGTGGGGACACTGG GCTTCTCCATTGAGGGGCCTTCACAGGCCAAGATCGAGTGTGATGACAAGGGAGACGGCTCCTGCGATGTGCGGTACTGGCCCACAGAGCCCGGCGAGTATGCAGTGCACGTGATCTGTGACGACGAGGACATTCGGGACTCGCCCTTCATCGCCCACATCCAGCCAGCTCCACCCGACTGCTTCCCGGACAAG GTGAAGGCCTTTGGGCCTGGCCTGGAGCCCACCGGCTGCATCGTGGACAAGCCAGCGGAGTTCACCATCGATGCCCGGGCTGCTGGCAAGGGAGACCTGAAGCTCTACGCCCAG GATGCCGACGGATGCCCCATCGACATCAAGGTCATCCCCAATGGCGACGGCACCTTCCGCTGCTCCTACGTGCCCACCAAGCCCATTAAGCACACCATCATCGTCTCCTGGGGAGGCGTCAACGTCCCCAAGAGCCCCTTCCGG GTAAACGTGGGAGAGGGCAGCCACCCTGAGCGGGTGAAGGTGTATGGCCCCGGCGTGGAGAAGACAGGCCTCAAGGCTAATGAGCCCACCTACTTCACAGTGGACTGCAGCGAAGCGGGGCAAG GCGATGTGAGCATTGGCATCAAGTGCGCCCCCGGTGTGGTGGGCCCCGCAGAGGCTGACATCGACTTTGACATCATCAAGAATGACAACGACACCTTCACAGTCAAGTACACACCTCCGGGGGCAGGCCGCTACACCATCATGGTGCTGTTTGCCAACCAG GAGATCCCCGCCAGTCCCTTCCATATCAAGGTGGACCCATCCCATGATGCCAGCAAGGTCAAGGCAGAGGGCCCTGGGCTGAACCGCACAG GTGTGGAAGTTGGGAAGCCCACTCACTTCACGGTGCTGACCAAGGGAGCCGGCAAGGCCAAGCTGGACGTGCACTTTGCCGGAGCCGCCAAGGGAGAAGCCGTGCGAGACTTTGAGATCATCGACAACCATGACTACTCCTACACTGTCAAGTACACGGCTGTGCAGCAG GGCAACATGGCGGTGACAGTGACCTATGGTGGAGACCCTGTCCCCAAGAGCCCCTTCGTGGTGAACGTGGCACCACCGCTGGACCTCAGCAAAGTCAAGGTTCAAGGCCTCAACAGCA AGGTGGCTGTGGGGCAGGAACAGGCATTTTCTGTGAACACACGAGGGGCTGGCGGTCAGGGCCACCTGGACGTGCGGATGACCTCGCCCTCCCGAAGACCCATCCCCTGCAAGCTGGAGCCCGGTGGTGGAGCTGAGACCCAGGCAGTGCGCTACATGCCCCCTGAGGAGGGGCCCTACAAGGTGGACATCACCTATGATGGTCACCCGGTGCCTGGCAGCCCCTTCACCGTGGAGGGCGTCCTGCCCCCTGACCCCTCCAAG GTCTGTGCTTACGGCCCTGGTCTCAAGGGTGGGCTGGTAGGTACGCCAGCGCCCTTCTCCATCGACACCAAGGGAGCGGGCACCGGTGGCCTGGGGCTGACCGTAGAGGGCCCCTGCGAGGCCAAGATCGAGTGCCAGGACAATGGGGATGGCTCCTGTGCCGTCAGCTACCTGCCCACAGAGCCGGGCGAGTACACCATCAACATCCTGTTTGCCGAAGCGCACATCCCCGGCTCGCCCTTCAAGGCTACCATCCGGCCCGTGTTCGACCCGAGCAAGGTGCGGGCCAGCGGACCAGGCCTGGAGCGTGGCAAGGTTGGGGAGGCGGCCACCTTCACTGTGGACTGCTCGGAGGCGGGCGAGGCCGAGCTGACCATCGAGATCCTGTCGGATGCCGGCGTCAAGGCCGAGGTGCTGATCCACAACAACGCGGACGGCACCTACCATATCACCTACAGCCCCGCCTTCCCCGGCACCTACACCATTACCATCAAGTACGGCGGGCACCCCGTACCCAAGTTCCCCACCCGCGTCCACGTGCAGCCCGCGGTCGACACCAGTGGCGTCAAGGTCTCAGGGCCCGGTGTGGAGCCGCACG GTGTCCTGCGTGAAGTGACCACTGAGTTCACTGTGGACGCGAGATCCCTGACAGCCACGGGTGGGAACCACGTGACGGCTCGCGTGCTCAACCCCTCGGGCGCTAAGACAGACACCTACGTGACCGACAATGGGGACGGCACCTACCGCGTGCAGTACACGGCCTACGAAGAGG GAGTGCACTTGGTGGAGGTGCTGTACGATGACGTGGCCGTGCCCAAGAGCCCCTTCCGCGTGGGCGTGACTGAGGGCTGTGACCCCACCCGTGTCCGGGCCTTTGGGCCGGGGCTGGAGGGGGGCTTGGTCAACAAGGCTAACCGCTTCACCGTGGAAACCAG GGGAGCCGGCACCGGGGGCCTAGGCCTAGCCATCGAGGGCCCGTCAGAAGCCAAGATGTCGTGCAAGGACAACAAGGACGGGAGCTGCACCGTGGAGTACATCCCCTTCACCCCCGGAGACTACGACGTCAACATCACCTTCGGGGGCCGGCCCATCCCAG GGAGTCCATTCCGGGTGCCAGTGAAGGACGTGGTGGACCCCGGAAAGGTGAAGTGCTCGGGCCCAGGGCTGGGAGCCGGCGTCAGGGCCCGGGTACCCCAGACCTTCACAGTGGACTGCAGCCAAGCTGGCCGGGCGCCCCTGCAGGTGGCCGTGCTGGGCCCCACAG GTGTGGCCGAGCCTGTGGAGGTGCGTGACAATGGGGATGGCACCCACACAGTCCACTACACCCCAGCCACGGACGGGCCCTACACAGTAGCCGTCAAGTACGCCGACCAGGAGGTGCCACGCAG TCccttcaagatcaaggtgcttcCAGCCCACGATGCCAGCAAGGTGCGGGCCAGCGGCCCTGGCCTCAATGCCTCTGGCATCCCAGCCAGCCTGCCCGTGGAGTTCACCATCGACGCCCGGGATGCTGGGGAGGGCTTGCTCACTGTCCAGATCCTG GACCCTGAGGGTAAGCCCAAGAAGGCCAACATCCGAGACAACGGGGATGGCACGTACACCGTGTCCTACCTCCCGGACATGAGTGGCCGGTACACCATCACCATCAAGTATGGCGGCGATGAGATCCCCTACTCGCCCTTCCGCATCCATGCCCTGCCCACTGGGGATGCCAGCAAGTGCCTGGTCACAG TGTCCATTGGAGGCCACGGCCTAG GTGCCTGCCTGGGCCCCCGCATCCAGATTGGGGAGGAGACGGTGATCACAGTGGACGCCAAGGCAGCAGGCAAGGGGAAGGTGACATGCACAGTGTCCACCCCTGACGGGGCGGAGCTCGACGTGGACGTGGTCGAGAACCACGACGGTACCTTCGACATCTACTACACGGCGCCCGAGCCTGGCAAGTACGTCATCACCATTCGCTTCGGAGGCGAGCACATCCCCAACAGCCCCTTCCACGTGCTG GCGTGTGAGGCCATGCCCCGCGTGGAGGAGCCCCCCGATGTGCCGCAGCTGCACCGGCCCAGCGCCTACCCCACACACTGG GCCACAGAGGAGCCGGTGGTGCCTGCGGAACCCATGGAGTCCATGCTGAGACCCTTCAACCTGGTCATCCCCTTCACTGTGCAGAAAGGGGAACTCACAG GGGAGGTGCGGATGCCCTCTGGGAAGACCGCCCGGCCCAACATTACTGACAACAAGGACGGCACCATCACGGTGAGGTACGCGCCCACCGAGAAGGGCCTGCACCAGATGGGGATCAAGTATGACGGCAACCACATCCCCG ggaGCCCCCTGCAGTTCTACGTGGACGCCATCAACAGCCGCCACGTCAGCGCCTATGGACCAGGCCTGAGCCATGGCATGGTCAACAAGCCGGCCACCTTCACCATTGTCACCAAGGATGCCGGGGAAG GGGGCCTGTCCCTGGCTGTGGAGGGCCCGTCCAAGGCGGAGATCACCTGCAAGGACAACAAGGATGGCACCTGCACCGTGTCCTACCTCCCCACGGCGCCCGGAGACTACAGCATCATTGTGCGCTTTGATGACAAGCACATCCCAGGGAGCCCCTTCACGGCCAAGATCACAG GTGATGACTCGATGAGGACGTCACAGCTGAACGTGGGCACCTCCACGGATGTGTCCCTGAAGATCACCGAGAGTGACCTGAGCCAGCTGACCGCCAGCATCCGTGCCCCCTCGGGCAACGAGGAGCCCTGCCTGCTGAAGCGTCTGCCCAACCGGCACATCG GCATCTCCTTCACCCCCAAAGAAGTTGGGGAGCACGTGGTGAGCGTGCGCAAGAGCGGCAAGCACGTCACCAACAGCCCCTTCAAGATCCTGGTGGGACCGTCTGAGATCGGGGATGCTAGCAAGGTGCGGGTCTGGGGCAAGGGCCTGTCCGAGGGACACACGTTCCAGGTGGCGGAGTTCATCGTGGACACTCGTAATGCAG GTTATGGTGGCCTGGGGCTGAGTATTGAAGGCCCTAGCAAGGTGGACATCAACTGCGAGGACATGGAGGATGGCACGTGCAAAGTTACCTACTGCCCCACCGAACCCGGCACCTATATCATCAACATCAAGTTCGCCGACAAGCACGTGCCTG GAAGCCCCTTCACGGTGAAGGTCACCGGCGAGGGCCGCATGAAGGAAAGCATCACCCGGCGCAGGCAGGCACCGTCCATCGCCACCATCGGCAGCACCTGCGACCTCAACCTCAAGATCCCAG GGAACTGGTTCCAGATGGTGTCCGCCCAGGAGCGCCTGACACGCACCTTCACCCGCAGCAGCCACACCTACACCCGCACAGAGCGCACGGAAATCAGCAAGACGCGGGGCGGGGAGACCAAGCGCGAAGTGCGGGTGGAGGAGTCCACCCAGGTTGGCGGAGACCCCTTCCCCGCCGTCTTCGGGGACTTCCTGGGCCGGGAGCGCCTGGGCTCTTTTGGCAGCATCACCCGGCAGCAGGAGG GTGAGGCCAGCTCTCAGGACATGACCGCACAGGTGACCAGCCCATCGGGCAAGACGGAAGCCGCTGAGATCGTGGAGGGGGAGGACAGCGCGTACAGCGTCCGCTTCGTGCCCCAGGAGATGGGGCCCCACACGGTCACGGTCAAGTACCGCGGCCAGCATGTGCCAGGCAGCCCCTTTCAGTTCACCGTGGGGCCACTGGGTGAAGGCGGTGCGCACAAGGTGCGAGCTGGAGGCACAGGGCTGGAGCGAGGGGTGGCCGGCGTGCCAG CCGAGTTCAGCATCTGGACTCGAGAAGCAGGTGCCGGGGGCCTATCGATCGCCGTGGAGGGCCCCAGCAAGGCAGAGATCGCATTTGAGGACCGCAAGGATGGCTCGTGTGGGGTCTCCTATGTCGTCCAGGAGCCAG GTGACTATGAGGTCTCCATCAAGTTCAACGACGAGCACATCCCAGACAGCCCTTTCGTGGTACCCGTGGCCTCCCTCTCAGATGATGCTCGCCGTCTCACTGTCACCAGCCTCCAG GAGACCGGGCTCAAGGTGAACCAGCCGGCGTCCTTTGCGGTGCAGCTGAACGGCGCACGGGGCGTGATTGACGCTAGGGTGCACACGCCCTCAGGTGCCGTGGAGGAGTGCTACGTCTCCGAACTGGACAGTG ACAAGCACACCATCCGTTTCATCCCCCATGAGAACGGCGTCCACTCCATCGACGTCAAGTTCAATGGTGCCCACATCCCTGGCAGTCCCTTCAAGATCCGAGTTGGGGAGCAGAGCCAGGCTGGGGACCCAGGCTTGGTGTCGGCCTATGGTCCTGGGCTCGAGGGAGGCACTACAG GTGTGTCATCAGAGTTCATCGTCAACACCCTGAATGCGGGCTCAGGGGCCTTGTCTGTCACTATTGACGGCCCCTCCAAGGTGCAGCTGGACTGTCGGGAGTGTCCTGAGGGTCACGTGGTCACTTACACTCCCATGGCTCCTGGCAACTACCTCATCGCCATCAAGTATGGTGGCCCCCAGCACATCGTGGGCAGCCCCTTCAAGGCTAAAGTCACAG GTCCCCGGCTGTCTGGAGGCCACAGCCTTCACGAAACATCCACGGTCCTGGTGGAGACTGTGACCAAGTCGTCCTCAAGCCGGGGTTCCAGCTACAGCTCCATCCCCAAGTTCTCCTCAGATGCCAGCAAGGTGGTGACGCGGGGCCCCGGGCTGTCCCAGGCCTTTGTGGGCCAGAAGAACTCCTtcaccgtggactgcagcaaagCAG GCACCAATATGATGATGGTGGGCGTGCACGGGCCCAAGACCCCCTGTGAGGAGGTGTATGTGAAGCACATGGGGAACCGGGTGTACAACGTCACCTACACCGTCAAGGAGAAAGGGGACTACATCCTCATCGTCAAGTGGGGCGACGAAAGTGTCCCCGGAAGCCCCTTCAAAGTCAATGTGCCCTGA